The Setaria italica strain Yugu1 chromosome IX, Setaria_italica_v2.0, whole genome shotgun sequence genome has a window encoding:
- the LOC101770012 gene encoding transcription factor bHLH144: MADKVNPWCHWPNPPWKFNTESSAGNIYPPDIGLVDSNSVALPTYLNTVAAPVPFFTASVADRPLPMAPRFVTKLAPSFEFSALYPSHKRSLVFYQENHTPIAAPLISKQTLDPVPELQGSNETNVTDVGAEETEGIHENTDEINALLDSDSDEGYEKVQELNRVRKPSPAENDTLSVESVASAGASAGSVRPAKKRKLSSGTDKSVVDTASSARLDHSIEQKLLVNDSDAQSCCIGEVESDHKFFLGEGEAAEGDNPDDQNRRRERIQETVAALRKIVPGGIAKDATAVLDEAICYLQYLKLKVKTLGAVSL; this comes from the coding sequence ATGGCGGACAAGGTTAATCCTTGGTGCCATTGGCCTAATCCTCCATGGAAATTCAACACTGAAAGCTCTGCGGGCAATATCTACCCACCTGACATTGGACTTGTTGATTCCAATTCGGTGGCATTGCCTACATATCTGAACACTGTTGCTGCACCTGTGCCATTTTTCACAGCATCAGTTGCTGACAGACCTCTTCCAATGGCTCCAAGATTTGTCACAAAATTGGCACCGAGTTTTGAATTTTCTGCACTGTATCCCTCGCATAAGAGATCTCTGGTTTTCTACCAGGAGAATCATACTCCTATTGCAGCTCCTTTGATAAGCAAGCAGACACTGGATCCTGTGCCAGAGCTCCAAGGTAGCAATGAGACTAATGTAACTGATGTTGGAGCAGAAGAAACTGAGGGTATTCATGAGAACACAGATGAGATCAATGCACTCCTCGATTCTGACTCAGATGAAGGGTATGAAAAGGTTCAAGAACTCAACAGAGTTAGGAAGCCATCTCCTGCTGAGAATGACACCTTGAGTGTGGAATCAGTGGCCAGTGCTGGTGCTAGTGCAGGTTCTGTGCGACCGGCCAAGAAGAGAAAACTCAGCTCTGGCACTGACAAGTCTGTTGTGGACACGGCCAGTTCAGCAAGGCTTGATCATTCCATCGAACAGAAGCTTCTTGTTAATGACTCTGATGCACAGTCCTGTTGCATTGGTGAAGTGGAGAGTGATCACAAGTTCTTTCTGGGGGAAGGTGAAGCAGCTGAGGGTGACAACCCCGACGATCAGAATCGAAGAAGAGAGAGGATCCAAGAGACTGTTGCTGCACTCAGGAAGATTGTTCCTGGGGGCATCGCCAAAGATGCCACAGCTGTTCTCGATGAAGCAATATGCTACCTGCAGTATCTGAAACTGAAGGTCAAGACGCTGGGAGCTGTCTCCCTCTAG